Proteins from one Gibbsiella quercinecans genomic window:
- a CDS encoding FAD-dependent oxidoreductase — MFKKLFQPEKINQCVIPNRLVVPAMVTDLCNSDGTATDRYIAYHEEKAKGGWGLIITENYAVNENAMGCKYIGGLWRDEQIPSHKKLTDTVHKYDSKIFAQIYHAGRQTSSQLNGGVQPVAPSAIPCPALQEMPRELNIEEIQQIVNEFGDCARRVKQAGFDGVEIHAGHGYLIAEFLSPYANKRTDKYGGSLDGRIRFLQEIYQTVRREVGDDYPVTIRLSADEGFVGGRDISESRVLAQIFDDWGVDALHVTMGVYGEHNKSCTVPPMYVGHAWAVSFSEELKKTIKMPVITVNRINDPRMADNVLALGKADFIAMGRGSLADPHLPNKAKAGDLASIRYCIGCMQGCLASLPLGVPFTCLVNPSLAREGSLDYSKVAQPKRVFIAGAGPAGLEAARVAAMRGHKVTLFEKNGHLGGQFRSAAFPPGKGELATYTAWLARELEKLNVEIRFNTPLTKEIVAQSQPDSVIVATGGEPSVPPIKGIKQSHVVLAEDVLLGNVTTGKRVVIAGGGEVGGETAAHLAMQQKEVAVVEMRDRLLQELDGVSKLHLMALLNEYDVKQFVNTKLCEIEEGQVVLENADGQFSLAADTVVVALGYRPVNTLAEELRDVVDAPIVIGGAVKTSNALIAAREGFDAGMAIA, encoded by the coding sequence ATGTTTAAAAAATTGTTTCAACCCGAGAAAATTAACCAATGTGTTATTCCTAACAGACTGGTTGTCCCGGCCATGGTAACCGACCTCTGCAACAGCGATGGCACCGCTACGGACCGCTATATCGCTTACCATGAAGAAAAGGCCAAAGGGGGCTGGGGTTTAATTATCACAGAGAACTACGCTGTTAATGAAAATGCGATGGGATGTAAATATATTGGCGGCCTGTGGCGCGATGAGCAAATTCCCAGCCATAAAAAATTAACAGATACCGTCCATAAATATGACAGTAAAATATTTGCGCAGATTTATCATGCCGGCCGGCAAACATCCAGCCAGTTGAATGGTGGTGTTCAACCGGTGGCGCCTTCGGCTATTCCCTGCCCGGCATTGCAGGAAATGCCAAGAGAATTAAACATTGAGGAAATCCAGCAAATCGTCAACGAGTTTGGCGATTGCGCCCGCCGGGTAAAACAAGCCGGTTTTGACGGGGTGGAAATTCACGCCGGGCATGGTTATTTGATTGCGGAATTTTTATCCCCTTATGCCAATAAAAGAACCGATAAATATGGCGGTAGCCTGGATGGCCGCATTCGCTTCCTGCAGGAAATTTATCAAACGGTGCGCCGCGAAGTGGGTGACGATTATCCGGTCACCATTCGCCTTTCTGCGGATGAAGGCTTTGTCGGCGGGCGCGATATCTCTGAATCCCGCGTGCTGGCGCAGATCTTCGATGACTGGGGCGTTGATGCGTTGCACGTCACCATGGGGGTGTATGGCGAGCACAATAAATCCTGCACCGTGCCGCCGATGTATGTCGGCCACGCCTGGGCCGTCTCGTTTTCCGAAGAGCTGAAGAAAACCATCAAGATGCCGGTGATTACCGTCAACCGCATTAACGATCCGCGCATGGCCGACAACGTACTGGCGTTGGGCAAAGCTGATTTCATCGCCATGGGGCGTGGTTCACTGGCCGATCCACACCTGCCGAACAAAGCCAAAGCCGGCGATCTGGCGTCGATCCGCTATTGCATTGGCTGCATGCAGGGCTGTTTGGCCAGCCTGCCGCTCGGCGTGCCGTTCACCTGCCTGGTTAATCCTTCGCTGGCACGCGAAGGCTCGCTGGATTACAGCAAAGTGGCGCAGCCGAAGCGCGTATTTATCGCCGGCGCCGGCCCTGCCGGGCTGGAAGCCGCGCGCGTTGCCGCGATGCGTGGCCACAAGGTGACGCTGTTTGAAAAAAACGGCCATCTGGGCGGGCAGTTCCGCTCTGCGGCATTCCCGCCGGGCAAGGGCGAACTGGCGACCTACACCGCCTGGTTGGCGCGTGAACTGGAAAAACTGAACGTTGAGATCCGCTTCAACACCCCACTGACTAAAGAGATCGTGGCGCAAAGCCAGCCGGATTCGGTGATCGTCGCGACCGGCGGCGAGCCTTCGGTGCCGCCGATTAAGGGCATCAAACAATCTCACGTGGTGTTGGCCGAAGACGTGCTGTTGGGTAATGTCACCACCGGCAAACGGGTGGTGATTGCCGGCGGTGGTGAAGTGGGGGGCGAAACCGCAGCGCACCTGGCGATGCAGCAAAAAGAGGTTGCCGTGGTGGAAATGCGCGATCGGCTGCTGCAGGAGCTGGACGGCGTCAGCAAGCTGCACCTGATGGCGCTGTTGAACGAATATGACGTAAAGCAGTTCGTCAATACCAAGCTCTGCGAGATCGAAGAAGGCCAGGTGGTGTTGGAAAATGCCGACGGGCAGTTCTCGCTGGCTGCGGATACCGTGGTGGTTGCGTTGGGTTATCGGCCGGTGAATACGCTGGCGGAGGAACTGCGCGATGTGGTTGATGCGCCGATTGTGATCGGTGGCGCGGTGAAAACCAGTAATGCGCTGATTGCGGCACGCGAAGGTTTTGATGCCGGTATGGCGATCGCCTAA
- a CDS encoding amino acid ABC transporter permease/ATP-binding protein, whose protein sequence is MMFDWAYFVSLFSLSAFWQASATVVELSVLSWLISLVLGFIVASARQARPAWLRGASQVYIWLFRSVPLLVLVVFIYNLPQLFPAAGGLLGNAFIAGLVATVLAETAYMAEIHRGGLLSVVKGQHEAGHALGIRFLGVQRLVIIPQALRIALPALVNEFITIVKQTSLISVISLPELLMTGQRLYAQNFLVMETLAAVAVYYVLIVSVFSVLFQQIERHVNVQARRPQTLAEPALAALREAARPLPLRPPAQRPGEPSALLMKNIHKAYGAHHVLKGIQLAVAPGEVISIIGPSGSGKTSLIRTVNGLETLDQGEIILFGESYIVAGSRRETAEMRSGIRRIGMVFQSFNLFPHRTILQNVMLATRYHLQPADEAARRAQALYLLDKVGLLAHAEKYPHQLSGGQQQRVAIARALALSPDIMLFDEPTSALDPELVGEVLKVIGDLAREGMTMLIVTHEMDFALAISDRVVLMEQGVIQADASPAAIRSGEAEPALQRIRQFMGVTESAVA, encoded by the coding sequence ATGATGTTTGACTGGGCCTATTTCGTTTCTTTGTTTTCCCTGAGCGCCTTCTGGCAGGCCAGCGCCACCGTGGTGGAGCTGAGCGTGCTGAGCTGGCTGATTAGCCTGGTGCTGGGGTTTATTGTTGCCAGCGCCCGTCAGGCCAGGCCGGCCTGGCTGCGCGGTGCCAGCCAGGTGTATATCTGGCTGTTTCGCAGCGTGCCGTTACTGGTGCTGGTGGTGTTTATCTATAACCTGCCGCAGTTGTTCCCGGCTGCCGGCGGCCTGTTGGGCAACGCCTTTATCGCCGGGCTGGTGGCGACCGTGCTGGCGGAAACGGCCTACATGGCGGAAATTCACCGTGGCGGCTTACTTTCCGTGGTCAAAGGCCAGCATGAGGCGGGCCATGCGCTGGGGATACGTTTTCTCGGCGTGCAGCGGCTGGTGATTATTCCGCAGGCGCTGCGCATTGCGCTGCCTGCGCTGGTGAATGAATTTATCACCATTGTTAAACAGACTTCGTTGATCTCGGTGATCTCCCTGCCGGAGCTGTTGATGACCGGCCAGCGCCTGTATGCCCAGAACTTCCTGGTGATGGAAACGCTGGCGGCGGTCGCGGTGTATTACGTGCTGATCGTGTCGGTGTTTAGCGTGCTGTTCCAGCAGATTGAGCGCCATGTCAATGTGCAGGCGCGCCGGCCGCAGACGCTGGCTGAGCCGGCGCTGGCGGCGCTGCGTGAGGCTGCCCGGCCGTTGCCGCTGCGGCCGCCGGCCCAGCGCCCTGGTGAACCGTCGGCATTGTTGATGAAAAATATCCACAAAGCGTATGGCGCGCACCATGTACTGAAAGGGATCCAACTGGCGGTGGCGCCGGGCGAGGTGATCAGCATTATCGGCCCGTCAGGATCCGGCAAAACGTCGTTGATCCGCACCGTCAACGGCCTGGAAACGCTGGATCAGGGCGAGATCATCCTGTTTGGCGAAAGCTACATCGTCGCCGGTTCCCGGCGGGAAACCGCCGAAATGCGCAGCGGCATCCGCCGTATTGGCATGGTGTTCCAGAGCTTTAACTTGTTCCCGCACCGCACCATTTTGCAGAATGTGATGCTGGCCACCCGCTACCATCTCCAGCCGGCGGATGAGGCGGCACGGCGTGCGCAGGCGCTGTACCTGCTGGATAAGGTCGGGCTGCTGGCTCACGCCGAAAAGTATCCCCATCAGCTCTCCGGCGGCCAACAGCAGCGGGTGGCTATCGCCCGGGCGCTGGCGCTGTCACCGGATATCATGTTGTTCGATGAGCCAACGTCGGCGCTGGATCCGGAACTGGTGGGCGAGGTGCTGAAAGTCATCGGCGATCTGGCCCGTGAAGGCATGACCATGCTGATCGTTACCCATGAAATGGACTTCGCGCTGGCGATTTCCGATCGGGTGGTGCTGATGGAGCAGGGCGTCATCCAGGCGGATGCTTCCCCGGCGGCGATCCGCAGCGGCGAAGCTGAGCCGGCGTTGCAGCGTATCCGCCAGTTTATGGGGGTGACGGAGAGCGCGGTGGCCTGA
- a CDS encoding transporter substrate-binding domain-containing protein, producing the protein MKLPVTARRSLRCTALLSLLLGSLSAQPALAAEAVPTLTSGVLKVGIEVAYPPFESWQGDKVVGFDAELAALLSKHLGTRLALADTQFSGLILGLNAARHDAVISALYVTAERTAQADAIPYADTGAYILVRSDSAVKPKDEKALCGLTVGLQQGTAWVKQLQDLSSDYCLANGKAAIAVKEYPTAPETLQALLAGHIQAQVDMAGAARMFVERSRGRAAISSPAIIYPQTLGIYVKKGNQALLGGLKTALQTIRDNGEYAALLAKYQPYGITDTAAR; encoded by the coding sequence ATGAAATTACCCGTTACCGCACGGCGCAGCCTGCGTTGCACCGCATTACTTTCCCTGCTGCTGGGCAGCCTGAGTGCGCAGCCGGCGCTGGCCGCCGAAGCGGTCCCGACGCTGACGTCGGGCGTACTGAAAGTGGGCATTGAAGTGGCCTATCCGCCGTTTGAATCCTGGCAGGGTGACAAAGTGGTGGGCTTTGATGCCGAGCTGGCGGCGCTGTTGAGCAAGCACTTGGGCACCCGCCTGGCGCTGGCCGATACGCAGTTTTCCGGCCTGATCCTGGGGCTGAATGCCGCCCGCCATGACGCGGTGATCTCGGCCCTGTATGTGACGGCAGAACGTACCGCCCAGGCTGATGCCATCCCGTATGCCGATACCGGCGCCTATATTCTGGTGCGCAGCGATAGCGCCGTGAAGCCGAAAGACGAAAAAGCGCTGTGCGGCCTGACCGTTGGCTTGCAACAGGGCACGGCATGGGTGAAGCAACTGCAGGATCTTTCCAGTGATTATTGCCTGGCCAACGGCAAAGCGGCGATCGCCGTGAAAGAGTACCCCACCGCGCCGGAAACGTTGCAGGCGCTGTTGGCCGGCCACATCCAGGCACAGGTGGACATGGCCGGCGCCGCGCGTATGTTTGTTGAACGCAGTCGCGGGCGGGCAGCCATCAGCTCCCCTGCGATCATCTATCCGCAGACGCTGGGCATTTACGTCAAAAAGGGCAATCAGGCCCTGCTGGGCGGGTTGAAAACGGCGCTGCAGACCATTCGCGACAACGGCGAATACGCTGCGCTGTTAGCCAAATATCAGCCCTATGGGATTACCGATACCGCGGCGCGGTAA
- the speB gene encoding agmatinase, producing the protein MATRDYHPRSSADNPQPQSADEIPRYAGLPTFFRLPVGAQADALDIALVGVPWDGGTTNRAGARHGPRELRNASSLIRRVHPVSLLSPYDLARVGDIGDVPVNPIDVMDSLARIEAFYQELVAQQTIPLTAGGDHLTSLPILRALGRAQPVGMIHFDAHSDTNDSYFGGQRFTHGTPFRRAIEEGVLDPTRTVQIGIRGSLYAADDGAFAAKSGITVIPMEQVAREGIDAVMARARQIVGSAPTYVSFDIDVLDPAFAPGTGTPEIGGLTSLQGQQCLRHLAGLNLIGADVVEVSPPFDQGNLTSLTGATMMFELLCQLAGAYHRRISSSVLQE; encoded by the coding sequence ATGGCGACACGTGATTACCACCCCCGGAGCAGTGCGGATAACCCGCAGCCGCAAAGCGCGGATGAGATACCGCGCTATGCCGGGCTGCCGACGTTTTTCCGCCTGCCGGTGGGCGCCCAGGCCGATGCTCTGGATATTGCGCTGGTGGGCGTGCCCTGGGATGGCGGTACCACCAACCGCGCTGGCGCCCGCCACGGGCCGCGCGAGCTGCGTAACGCTTCCAGCTTGATACGCCGCGTTCACCCGGTCAGCCTGCTTTCCCCCTACGATCTGGCGCGCGTCGGCGACATCGGCGATGTGCCGGTGAACCCGATCGACGTGATGGATAGCCTGGCGCGTATCGAAGCCTTTTATCAGGAACTGGTGGCACAACAAACGATACCGCTCACCGCCGGCGGCGATCATCTCACCAGCTTGCCGATCCTGCGTGCATTGGGGCGCGCCCAGCCCGTGGGCATGATCCATTTCGATGCCCATTCCGATACCAACGACAGCTATTTTGGCGGGCAGCGTTTCACCCATGGCACGCCGTTCCGCCGGGCGATCGAAGAAGGGGTTTTGGATCCTACGCGCACGGTGCAGATCGGTATTCGTGGTTCGCTGTACGCTGCGGACGACGGCGCTTTTGCGGCTAAAAGCGGTATCACCGTGATCCCGATGGAACAGGTTGCCCGTGAGGGGATCGACGCGGTGATGGCGCGTGCGCGGCAGATCGTCGGCAGCGCGCCGACCTACGTCAGTTTTGATATCGATGTGCTTGATCCGGCCTTTGCCCCCGGTACCGGCACGCCGGAAATCGGCGGCCTGACGTCGCTACAGGGGCAGCAATGCCTGCGCCACCTGGCCGGCCTGAACCTGATCGGCGCGGATGTGGTGGAGGTTTCGCCGCCGTTCGATCAGGGCAACCTGACCAGCCTGACCGGCGCCACCATGATGTTCGAACTGCTTTGCCAGCTTGCCGGCGCTTACCACCGGCGTATTTCCTCTTCCGTTTTGCAGGAGTGA
- a CDS encoding LysR family transcriptional regulator — MFMGKIPNLRLLYIFATVAKHQGYARAQQELNLTASAISNYMSELEEKLGFVLCTRGRGGFALTPKGDAFLQQSLNLLHNLEDFERYTDSLKGEQGGILRLGVIDSTVTDPMLPIAGAIASFSDRFPLVHINLQIKSPHALLQGILDNELDVAVGTFPLQSNSVINHPLYREQHWLYCSDQHELFDIRHPKVAHIAQMKMVTRSYWSPSDLGRRGFKQSTATVESMEAQLLLILSGKYIGYLPEHYALPWVEKRRLRAMLPTDYGYQAPFSLIFRRGRSKEILIRTIRDLLRTASKNRKAYRLSTPKRSKATS, encoded by the coding sequence ATGTTTATGGGAAAAATACCTAACCTAAGATTGCTGTATATTTTCGCCACCGTGGCCAAACATCAGGGTTACGCCCGCGCCCAGCAAGAGCTGAACCTGACGGCTTCCGCCATCAGCAATTACATGAGCGAGCTGGAGGAAAAGCTGGGCTTTGTGCTGTGCACGCGCGGCCGCGGCGGCTTCGCCCTCACCCCGAAAGGGGATGCCTTTTTGCAGCAAAGCCTGAACCTGCTGCACAACCTGGAAGACTTTGAACGCTATACGGACTCCCTCAAGGGGGAACAGGGCGGCATTTTGCGGCTGGGCGTGATCGATTCCACCGTCACCGACCCGATGTTGCCGATCGCCGGCGCCATCGCCAGCTTCAGCGATCGCTTCCCGCTGGTACACATCAACCTGCAGATAAAAAGCCCGCACGCGCTGCTGCAAGGCATTTTGGACAATGAACTGGATGTGGCGGTCGGCACTTTCCCGCTGCAAAGCAACAGCGTGATTAACCACCCGCTGTACCGTGAGCAGCATTGGCTGTACTGCAGCGATCAGCATGAGCTGTTTGATATCCGCCACCCGAAAGTGGCGCACATTGCGCAGATGAAAATGGTGACGCGCAGCTATTGGAGCCCTTCCGATCTTGGCCGGCGCGGCTTCAAGCAAAGCACTGCAACGGTAGAGAGTATGGAAGCGCAGCTGCTGTTGATCCTGTCCGGGAAATATATCGGCTACCTGCCGGAGCACTATGCGCTGCCCTGGGTGGAAAAGCGGCGGCTGCGCGCCATGTTGCCCACCGACTACGGTTACCAGGCGCCGTTTTCGCTGATTTTCCGCCGCGGGCGCAGCAAAGAGATCCTGATCCGCACCATCCGCGATCTGCTGCGCACCGCGTCGAAAAACCGCAAGGCGTATAGGCTATCCACGCCAAAACGGAGCAAGGCTACATCTTAA
- a CDS encoding LysR family transcriptional regulator, whose translation MAHFTLRQLKYFTTVVETKSIAEASRQLHIAQPSISTAVKNLEDSFGIQLFIRHHAQGVSLTSSGKRFYYKARELLRQSWAFEQNAMADNDVVAGKISVGCFETAAPVFLPQMMRGFQRRHPGIEVQIHDGEQNELVQGLHSGRFDLAILYRHDLDDGIATERLNAPSKPYALLPIGHPLALRSSVTLDELSREPMILLDVVPSRDYFVNIFRENGLMPKIAYSSPSIEMVRCMVGQGFGFSLLVTRPFTPITYDGKQVAMVEVLGDITGSQLVLASLRHNPMTKPAQLFADYCKEQLLMPGEMDIPPGKVA comes from the coding sequence ATGGCTCATTTCACTCTGCGTCAATTAAAGTATTTCACCACCGTGGTGGAAACCAAAAGCATCGCCGAGGCTTCGCGCCAACTGCACATCGCCCAGCCTTCCATCTCCACTGCGGTTAAAAATCTGGAGGACAGCTTCGGTATTCAGCTGTTTATCCGCCACCACGCCCAGGGGGTTTCCCTGACATCCAGCGGCAAGCGTTTCTATTACAAAGCCCGCGAACTGCTGCGCCAGTCGTGGGCGTTTGAGCAAAACGCGATGGCCGATAACGACGTCGTCGCGGGTAAAATTTCCGTTGGCTGCTTTGAAACCGCTGCACCGGTGTTTCTGCCGCAAATGATGCGCGGCTTCCAGCGGCGCCATCCGGGCATCGAGGTGCAGATCCATGATGGCGAGCAGAATGAGCTGGTTCAGGGGCTGCACAGCGGGCGTTTTGATCTGGCGATCCTCTACCGCCACGATCTGGACGACGGCATCGCCACTGAGAGGCTGAACGCACCGTCCAAGCCTTATGCGCTGCTGCCCATTGGCCACCCGTTGGCGCTGCGCAGTTCGGTCACGCTTGATGAACTGAGCCGTGAACCGATGATCCTGCTGGATGTGGTGCCCAGCCGCGACTATTTCGTGAATATTTTCCGCGAGAACGGGCTGATGCCGAAGATTGCCTATAGCTCGCCGTCGATTGAAATGGTGCGCTGCATGGTCGGGCAGGGCTTTGGCTTTTCTTTGCTGGTCACCCGGCCTTTTACCCCCATCACCTATGACGGCAAGCAAGTGGCGATGGTCGAAGTGCTGGGGGATATTACCGGCTCGCAACTGGTGCTGGCATCGCTGCGCCACAATCCGATGACCAAACCGGCGCAGCTTTTTGCCGATTATTGCAAAGAGCAGTTGTTAATGCCGGGCGAGATGGATATCCCGCCGGGGAAAGTGGCTTAA
- a CDS encoding aldehyde dehydrogenase, giving the protein MPDDTISTWRQRAADLVLPTGAFINGEFSAASEGNTLPCINPATGQLLAHVAACDATDVDRAVHVARQRVAEGVWAQRSPKARKAVLLKLSALILQHQNELALMESLSMGKPIGDALHADVPGAANVFAWYAETLDKHYDQIAPTDSCALATITREPLGVVAAVVPWNFPLDIAAWKTAPALAMGNSVILKPSEQTPFSALLLAKLAVEAGIPPGVFNVLPGRGEVTGKALGLHPDIDALAFTGSTEVGKYFMDYSAQSNLKPVWLECGGKSANLVFADCANLPLAAEKAAQAIFYNQGEVCSANSRLLVQSSIYEPFLTELQACVNRWRPGDPLDPASSNGAMVDRQHGDRVMAAIEAARAEGAHCLLGGGRVTINGCDNFIQPTIFTHVTPAMAIAREEIFGPVLTVQAFDDEAQAIALANDSCYGLAASVWTGDFTRARRVAAQLNAGTVSVNTVDALDVTLPFGGNKQSGFGRDLSLYALQQYSKLKTTWYQFD; this is encoded by the coding sequence ATGCCTGACGATACCATCAGCACCTGGCGCCAACGCGCCGCCGATTTGGTTCTGCCCACCGGCGCTTTTATTAACGGTGAATTTTCCGCTGCGTCCGAAGGCAACACGCTGCCCTGTATCAACCCGGCCACCGGACAACTGCTGGCGCACGTTGCCGCCTGCGATGCAACGGACGTCGATCGGGCAGTGCACGTCGCCCGCCAGCGCGTGGCCGAAGGGGTATGGGCGCAGCGCTCCCCCAAAGCACGCAAGGCCGTATTGTTAAAACTCTCAGCGCTGATACTCCAACACCAAAACGAACTGGCGCTGATGGAATCACTCAGCATGGGTAAACCGATCGGCGATGCGCTGCACGCCGATGTCCCCGGTGCGGCCAACGTCTTTGCCTGGTATGCCGAAACGTTGGACAAACATTATGACCAGATTGCCCCAACCGACAGTTGTGCACTGGCGACCATCACGCGCGAACCTCTGGGTGTGGTAGCTGCGGTAGTGCCCTGGAATTTCCCCCTGGATATTGCCGCCTGGAAAACCGCACCCGCGCTGGCGATGGGCAACAGCGTGATCTTAAAGCCGTCAGAGCAAACCCCGTTCAGCGCCTTGTTGTTAGCCAAACTAGCCGTTGAGGCCGGGATCCCGCCGGGCGTATTCAACGTGCTACCCGGGCGTGGCGAGGTAACCGGTAAGGCCCTGGGGCTGCACCCTGACATTGACGCACTGGCTTTTACCGGTTCGACAGAAGTGGGCAAATACTTCATGGACTATTCCGCCCAGTCAAACCTGAAGCCGGTGTGGCTGGAGTGCGGTGGCAAAAGCGCCAATCTGGTGTTCGCCGACTGCGCCAACCTGCCGTTAGCGGCGGAAAAAGCCGCCCAGGCCATCTTCTATAACCAAGGGGAAGTCTGTTCCGCCAACTCGCGCCTGTTGGTGCAAAGCAGCATCTATGAACCCTTCCTCACCGAGCTGCAGGCATGCGTCAACCGCTGGCGGCCGGGCGATCCACTCGATCCCGCCAGCAGCAACGGCGCGATGGTCGATCGCCAGCACGGCGATCGGGTAATGGCGGCAATTGAAGCCGCACGCGCAGAGGGCGCGCATTGCCTGTTAGGCGGCGGCCGCGTCACCATTAACGGCTGCGACAACTTTATCCAACCCACCATTTTTACCCACGTCACCCCCGCCATGGCGATCGCCCGTGAAGAGATTTTCGGCCCAGTGCTGACGGTACAGGCCTTTGACGATGAGGCACAGGCGATAGCGCTGGCCAATGATTCGTGCTACGGGCTGGCCGCTTCGGTTTGGACCGGCGATTTCACTCGCGCCCGTCGCGTGGCGGCACAGCTTAATGCCGGAACGGTATCAGTTAATACCGTCGATGCCCTGGACGTAACGTTGCCCTTTGGCGGCAACAAGCAATCCGGCTTTGGCCGCGATCTGTCGCTCTATGCCTTGCAGCAGTACAGCAAATTAAAAACAACCTGGTACCAGTTCGACTAA
- a CDS encoding purine-cytosine permease family protein, translated as MQPAPSQTAATVEFNTIQPISSSERHGKVSDLFTIWFGSNIMLLTVITGSLAVTIFQLSFLGAAAAIVVGNLIGAVFMALHSAQGPQLGVPQMVQTRGQFGSWGALLVVALVVVMYLGFFASNLVLGGQALHTVWQPISTNQGIWLVGVLSVLATAFGYRLIHAYARVMSWISGIMMLLAFGWILFVHGLPADFLTRNHSTLPGFLGTMSIAALWQLAYAPYVSDYSRYMPVGVNHRQVFWASYWGCTLGSIFPMILGVIVALAVGNSDTIIGIDTMTGSSSSAIIISFSLGIAATNAMNLYCGTLSVLTIGQTLLPKWSPRASARVITALVMFLISLLLALFGQENFLTNYTNFILLLLYVLIPWTAINLVDYYLIAHGSYDIPSFFRRDGGIYGYFNQRAIACYLLGIVVQIPFISTDLYTGYFASAMGGADIAWIIGLLVVCPVYYLISPKKPAPSLA; from the coding sequence ATGCAACCTGCACCTTCGCAAACGGCGGCTACGGTGGAATTCAATACCATCCAGCCCATTAGCAGCAGTGAACGCCACGGCAAAGTCAGCGATCTGTTCACCATCTGGTTTGGCTCCAATATCATGTTACTGACGGTGATCACCGGTTCACTGGCCGTCACCATTTTCCAGCTTTCATTCTTGGGTGCTGCCGCTGCCATCGTTGTAGGCAACCTGATCGGGGCGGTGTTTATGGCCCTGCACTCCGCGCAGGGGCCGCAACTGGGCGTGCCGCAGATGGTACAAACCCGCGGCCAGTTCGGTTCCTGGGGTGCGTTGCTGGTAGTCGCATTGGTGGTGGTGATGTATCTGGGGTTTTTCGCTTCCAACCTGGTGCTCGGTGGGCAGGCACTGCACACCGTTTGGCAACCGATCAGCACCAACCAAGGCATTTGGCTGGTCGGGGTGCTCAGCGTATTGGCAACCGCGTTTGGCTACCGCTTGATCCACGCCTATGCACGCGTTATGTCCTGGATTTCCGGCATAATGATGCTGTTGGCTTTTGGCTGGATCCTGTTTGTACACGGCCTGCCGGCAGATTTCCTGACGCGCAACCACAGTACGCTGCCCGGCTTCCTCGGCACTATGTCGATCGCTGCGCTGTGGCAACTGGCCTATGCGCCTTATGTCTCTGACTACTCGCGCTATATGCCGGTGGGCGTTAACCACCGCCAAGTGTTCTGGGCCAGCTACTGGGGCTGCACGCTGGGATCGATCTTCCCGATGATCCTCGGTGTGATAGTGGCCCTTGCCGTTGGCAACAGCGATACGATCATTGGCATCGACACAATGACCGGCAGCTCCAGCAGCGCGATCATCATCAGTTTCTCTCTGGGGATTGCCGCCACTAATGCCATGAATCTGTATTGCGGCACACTGTCCGTATTGACCATCGGTCAAACTTTGCTGCCCAAGTGGTCGCCGCGCGCCAGCGCCCGGGTGATCACGGCATTGGTGATGTTCCTTATCTCGCTGTTGCTGGCGCTGTTTGGCCAGGAAAACTTCTTGACCAACTACACCAACTTCATCCTGCTGCTGCTCTATGTGCTTATCCCCTGGACCGCCATCAATCTGGTGGATTACTACCTGATTGCCCACGGCAGCTATGACATTCCTTCTTTCTTCCGGCGTGATGGCGGTATCTACGGTTACTTCAACCAACGGGCGATAGCCTGCTACCTGCTGGGCATTGTGGTGCAGATCCCGTTTATTTCGACCGATCTGTACACCGGCTACTTCGCCAGCGCAATGGGCGGCGCCGATATCGCCTGGATTATCGGGTTGCTGGTCGTGTGCCCGGTCTATTACCTGATTAGCCCGAAAAAACCGGCCCCGAGCCTGGCTTAA